Proteins found in one Cataglyphis hispanica isolate Lineage 1 chromosome 15, ULB_Chis1_1.0, whole genome shotgun sequence genomic segment:
- the LOC126855067 gene encoding odorant receptor 46a-like — protein MDLLPVNFFIFRFCGVWEEHGNSQGNNLIIRFVNFCYRYSIAILIYYFTIFEIIELVRIRNDMEAVTEGLFLVLTFATLCLKYLNFLMRQCELRALLDCFRAKICQPRDSAEKSILKQYDRKAKGTACFFMFICQTTGLMLLIIPLLAQDERSLPFKMYVPYSITTLLPYALTYLQQIITLFYGILLNVSFDSLVYGLIIHTCGQIELLCYRLTEILRFLQENKEKNANTTIESFAIAGCVRHHILVYNIIYRIQTLFVWTVATLFFFSLVTLCTSIYQMSKKELFSPEFFAFIMYLGSMMFQVFTYCWYGNELDLKNKNIAYAIYTSSWTTISTKQRKSLLLVMMMSQKGRILSCYGICALILGSFTWIVKTSYSAFNLLQQTSN, from the exons atggacTTATTGCCGGTGaacttctttatttttcgtttCTGTGGTGTATGGGAAGAACATGGTAATAGCCAAGGTAATAACTTGATAATACGTTTTGTCAACTTCTGCTATAg GTATTCTattgctattttaatatattatttcacgaTATTCGAAATAATTGAGCTCGTACGTATAAGAAATGATATGGAAGCTGTAACGGAAGGcttatttcttgttttaacCTTCGCGACATtatgcttaaaatatttaaactttttgatgCGACAATGCGAATTGCGGGCCTTGCTAGATTGCTTTCGCGCCAAGATCTGTCAGCCAAGAGATTCTGCTgagaaatcaatattaaagcaaTACGACCGCAaag CTAAGGGAACCGCCTGTTTCTTCATGTTCATCTGTCAAACAACGGGTTTAATGCTTCTTATAATACCTCTATTGGCTCAGGACGAAAGATCTTTACCGTTTAAGATGTACGTACCGTACTCCATCACAACGTTACTTCCTTACGCATTAACTTATCTTCAGCAAatcataactttattttatggaatattACTGAACGTCTCTTTCGACTCCCTCGTGTATGGTCTTATTATTCATACCTGCGGACAAATTGAGCTGCTGTGCTATCGATTGACAGAAATACTTCGATTTcttcaagaaaataaagaaaaaaatgcaaataccaCCATTGAAAGTTTTGCTATCGCAGGATGCGTGAGACATCATATTTTAGTCTATAACATCATATACAGGATACAAACGTTATTTGTGTGGACTGTCGCCACTTTATTCTTCTTCAGCCTCGTCACTCTTTGTACTAGCATCTATCAGATGTcaaaa aaagagCTCTTTAGTCCGGAATTTTTCGCTTTTATCATGTACTTGGGATCAATGATGTTTCAAGTATTCACATACTGCTGGTATGGCAATGAACTTGACTTGAAG aataaaaatattgcgtatGCTATTTATACAAGCAGCTGGACGACAATATCAACAAAGCAACGTAAAAGTTTATTGCTCGTAATGATGATGAGCCAGAAAGGAAGAATACTTTCTTGTTACGGAATTTGCGCGCTAATCCTTGGCAGTTTTACGTGG ATTGTAAAAACGTCCTACTCTGCTTTCAACTTGTTGCAGCAAACTTCGAATTAG